A DNA window from Macadamia integrifolia cultivar HAES 741 chromosome 4, SCU_Mint_v3, whole genome shotgun sequence contains the following coding sequences:
- the LOC122076233 gene encoding cx9C motif-containing protein 4 isoform X1 — protein sequence MPQPSKEPCKKEACDIQACLSKNNFMPQRCRKVIEQLQSCCEKCEYKSTHCASVSGLLKQITKKEQIQQTKLKSAKQG from the exons ATGCCACAGCCCAGCAAAGAGCCCTGCAAGAAGGAGGCCTGCGATATTCAAGCTTGCCTCTCCAAGAACAATTTCATGCCTCAGAG GTGCCGGAAAGTGATTGAACAATTGCAATCGTGCTGTGAGAAATGCGAGTACAAGTCAACGCATTGTGCTTCGGTTTCTGGACTCTTGAAACAGATAACCAA aaaagaacaGATACAACAGACAAAACTAAAATCGGCTAAGCAAGGGTAA
- the LOC122076233 gene encoding cx9C motif-containing protein 4 isoform X2, whose translation MPQPSKEPCKKEACDIQACLSKNNFMPQRCRKVIEQLQSCCEKCEYKSTHCASVSGLLKQITK comes from the exons ATGCCACAGCCCAGCAAAGAGCCCTGCAAGAAGGAGGCCTGCGATATTCAAGCTTGCCTCTCCAAGAACAATTTCATGCCTCAGAG GTGCCGGAAAGTGATTGAACAATTGCAATCGTGCTGTGAGAAATGCGAGTACAAGTCAACGCATTGTGCTTCGGTTTCTGGACTCTTGAAACAGATAACCAAGTAA
- the LOC122075972 gene encoding pentatricopeptide repeat-containing protein At1g08070, chloroplastic-like: MFTVSLFPALSMFTHYSPSSRLFFHLTHTSSVSSSSCLRDLSLLLQGNVLHSHLQQIHARIYRIGADQNDLITTRLIGRYPIQSALRVFCHLQKPNIFPYNAIIRVFSESDLFIEAFSLFKALKFQSLLPNDFTFSFLLKACNRSEDSRNIQQIHTHIVKLGFDCDSVVCNGLLAAYIKGVRDLVSGRRVFDEMPQKRIVCSWTSLISGYAQMGRSKEALVLFLRMVEDNLMPENDTMVSILSACSSLEIGEIQRWEKLLLEFSCDDDNNVKNTHSDFIDIVLIYLCGKLGRVEKSRELFDKLAEGVRRRSVLPWNAIINGYVQNGRHMDALSVFRLMVEGFNPKPNHVTMVSVLSACAEVGDLSLGRWVHEYVKTNGRKCILESNTLLATAFIDMYSKCGSPKKAREVFDRMATKDVISFNAMIMGLAINGQGEDALRLFSTMEDFGIYPNDTTFLGVLYACNHSGLVEAGRCIFQDMGQCYSITPKVEHYASYIDLLARVGHLEEALEVFTSMLVKPNAPVFGALLGGCVVHSRLDLAQHIARRLVEVDPDNSAGYVMLSNIYAVNRQWDNITELRESMRERGVKKQPGCSWISINGVVHEFLVGSTSHHQIETIYCTLDGLLKEMKLFGS; this comes from the coding sequence ATGTTTACAGTTTCTCTATTTCCCGCCCTTTCAATGTTCACACACTACAGCCCTTCTTCCCGCCTTTTCTTTCACCTCACTCACACCTCCTccgtttcatcttcttcttgccTGAGAgacctctctctcctcctccaagGCAACGTATTAcactctcatcttcaacaaATCCATGCCCGGATCTACCGAATCGGCGCAGATCAAAACGATCTCATCACCACCCGTCTTATTGGCCGCTACCCAATCCAATCTGCTCTTCGCGTTTTTTGCCATCTTCAGAAGCCCAACATCTTCCCTTATAATGCTATTATCCGAGTCTTCTCTGAGAGTGATCTCTTCATTGAAGCTTTCTCCCTTTTTAAAGCCTTAAAATTCCAATCCCTTTTGCCTAATGATTTtaccttctccttccttctcaaGGCCTGTAATAGATCCGAAGATTCCCGAAACATCCAACAAATTCATACCCACATTGTGAAATTGGGTTTTGATTGTGATTCGGTTGTCTGTAATGGGCTTCTTGCTGCTTATATAAAGGGTGTTAGAGATTTAGTCTCGGGGCGCAGggtgtttgatgaaatgccacAGAAAAGAATAGTGTGCTCTTGGACTAGTTTGATTTCTGGTTATGCTCAGATGGGTAGGTCTAAGGAAGCTCTTGTTCTTTTCTTGCGGATGGTTGAAGATAATTTGATGCCCGAAAATGATACTATGGTGAGCATTCTGTCTGCCTGTTCAAGTCTTGAGATTGGAGAAATTCAGAGATGGGAGAAACTTCTCTTGGAATTCAGTTGTGATGATGATAATAATGTCAAGAATACACATAGTGATTTTATAGATATTGTTCTTATTTATTTGTGTGGGAAATTGGGAAGAGTTGAGAAGAGTAGGGAGTTGTTTGACAAACTTGCTGAGGGAGTAAGAAGAAGGAGTGTGCTTCCTTGGAATGCAATTATCAATGGATATGTTCAAAATGGACGCCACATGGATGCTCTGAGTGTTTTCCGACTGATGGTGGAAGGATTTAATCCAAAACCTAATCATGTTACGATGGTCAGTGTCTTGTCTGCTTGCGCTGAAGTGGGTGATTTAAGTCTAGGGAGATGGGTTCATGAATATGTAAAAACAAATGGAAGGAAATGTATTCTGGAGTCCAACACACTTTTGGCCACTGCCTTCATAGATATGTATTCTAAATGTGGGAGTCCAAAGAAGGCGAGAGAGGTTTTCGATCGAATGGCTACTAAAGATGTCATTTCTTTTAATGCCATGATCATGGGTCTTGCTATTAATGGGCAAGGAGAGGATGCACTGAGGCTTTTCTCAACAATGGAAGATTTTGGTATATATCCCAATGATACAACCTTCCTAGGTGTCTTGTATGCATGCAATCACTCAGGATTGGTAGAGGCAGGCCGTTGCATTTTCCAAGACATGGGTCAATGTTATTCCATCACCCCAAAAGTAGAACACTATGCTTCTTATATTGATCTTCTTGCACGAGTAGGCCATCTTGAAGAAGCCCTTGAGGTTTTCACCTCCATGCTTGTTAAGCCTAATGCTCCAGTATTTGGAGCTTTGCTGGGTGGTTGCGTGGTCCACTCTCGACTAGACTTGGCACAACACATTGCTAGAAGACTTgttgaggtggatcctgataattCTGCTGGCTATGTGATGTTGTCCAATATATATGCAGTTAATCGCCAATGGGATAATATAACTGAATTAAGGGAATCAATGAGGGAAAGGGGAGTAAAAAAGCAACCTGGTTGTAGCTGGATCAGTATTAATGGAGTTGTGCATGAATTCCTTGTAGGCTCCACGTCACACCATCAGATTGAAACAATATACTGTACATTGGATGGATTGTTAAAGGAAATGAAGTTGTTTGGCTCTTAA
- the LOC122075533 gene encoding acyl-coenzyme A thioesterase 13-like — translation MDLESVKRMLEKGGDASENASIDAVSDNSTFFDPFILQGIQVDVIEPGRVVCSMKVPLRLLNSGNFLHGGATASLVDIVGSAAIYTVGAPTTGVSIEISVSYLDAAFSNDEIEIEAKVLRVGKAIGVVNVELRKKKTGKAFAQGRHTKYLAVSSKL, via the exons ATGGATTTGGAGTCAGTGAAGAGAATGTTAGAAAAAGGGGGAGATGCGAGTGAGAACGCCTCGATCGATGCGGTGTCCGACAATTCGACGTTTTTCGACCCTTTTATCcttcagggaattcaagtcGATGTCATCGAACCAGGTCGAGTCGTCTGTTCCATGAAAGTTCCCCTTCGTCTTCTG AATTCTGGTAATTTCCTTCACGGTGGAGCGACGGCATCTCTGGTAGATATAGTTGGATCAGCGGCAATTTATACCGTTGGAGCTCCAACAACTGGTGTTTCTATTGAGATCAGTGTTTCCTACTTGGATGCTGCTTTTTCTAAT gatgaaattgaaattgaggCCAAAGTGTTACGTGTTGGAAAGGCAATTGGAGTTGTCAATGTTGagttgaggaagaaaaagacgGGGAAAGCATTTGCCCAGGGACGTCACACTAAGTATCTTGCTGTATCTAGTAAATTATAA
- the LOC122076253 gene encoding uncharacterized protein LOC122076253, producing MVSDEFSFPTITEPIPRFADSPSLWNVSYEVFSDHDSSYGITTRDQREEEEYHRRKSFPMAINREKMKSAKDGGISKEDEERMDMLWENFNDEIRRISSLDKSKEDRRLRRKGGGDSGVDGDQEAELYCVKAWKMTKTSSSAIFSPRKPSLFSMVKVVKKMLLLHNSHCPKKSSTTS from the coding sequence ATGGTTTCTGATGAATTCAGCTTCCCAACGATCACCGAACCAATCCCTCGCTTCGCGGATTCGCCATCTTTATGGAATGTTTCTTATGAAGTATTCTCTGATCATGATTCTTCTTATGGGATCACTACAAGAgatcaaagagaagaagaagagtaccATAGAAGAAAGAGCTTCCCCATGGCAATAAATAGAGAGAAGATGAAATCAGCAAAGGATGGTGGTATTagtaaagaagatgaagagagaatggataTGTTATGGGAGAACTTCAACGACGAGATACGGCGGATTTCTTCATTGGATAAGAGCAAAGAAGATAGGAGATTACGAAGAAAAGGCGGTGGCGATTCGGGTGTGGATGGTGATCAGGAAGCTGAATTGTATTGTGTGAAGGCATGGAAGATGACCAAAACAAGCAGTAGTGCAATTTTTTCTCCTAGGAAACCAAGTTTGtttagtatggtgaaggttgtGAAGAAGATGTTATTGCTTCACAATTCTCACTGTCCCAAGAAGAGTAGTACTACTTCGTGA